Genomic window (Spirochaetaceae bacterium):
GTTGCCGGTAGTGAGGTTGCGCACGTCGTCGATGATCTGAAAACACACGCCGAACTCCTCGCCGGCCTCGCCGAGCAGGTCGGTGACCGCGGCCGGCGCGCGCGCCGCGGTTGCCCCGAGCGCGGCCGCCAGGCCGGCCAGCGACCCCGACTTGGCCCGGCACATGGTGAAGTACTCGGGGATCGCCGGTAAGCGGTCCGGCTCCCGGTGCCAGAGGATGTCCAGCCCCTGCCCGTAGTGCAGGCGCAGCATCGCCTTCCCGTACAGCCGGTGCACCTGCAGCTCGATGGCGGCATCGAGCCCGGCCGCCGCCACGTAGCCGGCCGGCAGAAAGTACAGCAGGTTACCGGCGTTGATCGCCAGGTCGAGGCCGTGGCGCAGGTGCGCCGCCGGGGCGCCCCGCCGCAGATCGGCGCCGTCCTCGATGTCGTCGATGATCAGGCTGCCGTTGTGCGCCAGCTCCACCACCGGCGCCAGCGCAACGGCCGCATCCTCCGGCCCGCCGCACATCCGGCAGCTCAGCGCCAACAGCAGCGGCCGCCAGCGCTTGCCGCCCAGCGCGAGCAGGTCACGGCCGGGCGCTTCGATCTCCGCTGCCAGAGCGGCGGCGCCGTCCAGCGCTAGGCCTTCCGGCGGCAGCGGCGTGGTAACGGCCCGTTCGATCCTGGCCAGCAGCCGCCGCACCAGCGGCGATTCGGCTGTGGACTCAGACGGGAACTCGGTCGGCTCGATCGTCGACGCGGACATCCTGAAACAGAATCGGCAATATAGCCGATGTCGGCAACATGTCCTGCGTCTCGCCGCGGCTCGTGTCCGGCCGGCCCCGTACTGCACACCGCTTTTCACCCTTGTCACTTGTATCACGCCACTGGTACGGATCGCCCTCGCGGAGTACAATCGAGTTCACTTGGTGAAGTCATGAAAGAAGCTCAGAGGTTGATAGTAAGCGCTTACGAGCAAGCTCGCAGCTCCGGAAAGCCTGATTGGAACAGGATGACGACTGCGGTCCTGAAGAACAGACTGCTAGATCTAACCGGCGGCACCTTCGACGAGACGGCTTACGGAGCTACCAGCTTTACCGACTTTGTCCTACGTAACGACGATATACTTCGTCTGGATCGTTCGGTGTTCCCGCCAATGGTTGAGCTGCTGGAGATTGTTCAGCTCTCACAACCGTCTATCGCGGCTATCGAAATTACAGGGAGGTGTCGTATACGGCCTGATCTGTGGAGAGCGGCACTCGACTATTCCAGCGGGGCGCGCTACGTCTGGGATGTCGTGAGGGGGAGCGCCAAACCATCCGAAAGGCCGGATGACCAACTGCTCATTAGTCCTGCTACCTTGGAACTACAGAGTGATTGGAGGAAACAGTTCAAAGCCGATGTCATGGCGACGCTCACCGCCGACGAATCCGCGAGAGTCGACGATTGGATAGACCAGAACGGCCCGATCTCGCAACTTCCTTCCCGGTTGAAGTCGAGATGGAATGGATTCTTTTGTGAGAACGTAAGGCAGCACCTGTTGCGATGGTTTGCCGAGTCGAAAATCCCTGCGCCTAGCGACTTGTCGCTGTCGGCCACCGGCAATGCGTCGATCACATGGTCCGAGACCGAAGCGCTTGGCATAAGAAACTGGGCACTTAAACCGCACAAGACCGTTCCTCGGCCTGTAATAGATCGGCGGAGTCGAGACGTTCGGATACACACTCTAAACCCGCAACAAGCAACGCATCTATACGTACGTCTGCATCGTCACCCCGTAGGAGTGATCCAGTTACATGAGACATATGTACCGAAGATTCCTAGACCAGAACGGACCCTGAGAGACTATATTCCGCTATCTCAGTTTGTACAATACAAGTCGTTTTTCCACACGATCAACCCAAACGAGTTCGATACAGAACAAGCGGAAGAGACACTATCGGCCATGGAGAATTGGATCGCCGTGACAAACGACTTTGCTCGTGAGTCAGATCCTCGGTGTCTCCCGTTGCATGTGTTCTCTGCTCACCGGACCCGTTATGATCTGGACACTCCTGATGGCCGGAACCAGTTCAATAGGAACCATGGCCCGCAGAAGTCAAGAGCGGACAGGAACGGACTCGACTGGGAACGAGCACGGGACATGCATGGACGAGAGGTCTTGCAGATTCGCGGCCATCAGCTGGTCAGAGGATTCCACTGGGATGTTACTCCGGGTTCGCGTACGAGCGGCTCGAAGATAGTGTCAAACACGACGGCGATCTGGAAGATACGACGTCATGGCCACGTCAACATCTACCCCGACGCCCATGTTCGCAAAGGACAGAACTGTCGCAAGGTCTACGGTAGTTGAAAAAAGGCCCGCATTAGAGCGGGCCCTTTCTTGTCTTACCGAGTCGAGCTCTTCCGACCACCAACGGCTCAATACGGAGGTGCGTCGGACCGCACGCAGACTCAAACTGTCCGGGCTCGAAAGAATGCGTCCTATCACAGCTACCGTCATACCGATGTAGCCTGAGATACCTTAAGTTGTATCTCCTCCCATGGCATGCTTGCCATGGATCGCCGGTAGTATCGCCGTCTCCACGCTCAATGTCAACCGCACGGCACCGCATGAGTGAATCCGCCCAGCGCATCGGGGTACACTGGCGTCTATGGCCCGGTCGCGGCGGGGAGGTGCGGACTATTACAGCAGGCGGGCGCGGGCGAGCGGGTTTCCGGCGCGGTCGGTGTGGAAGCTCCGGGAACTGGACCGGCGCCACCGGCTGCTGCGCGGCGGCATGGACGTGCTCGACCTGGGCGCCGCGCCGGGGAGTTGGGCGCTGTACGCGGGCGACCGGGTGGGCGCCGCCGGTTCGGTGACGGCGGTCGACCTGGTGCCGCGGCCGGCGGCGCTCGGCGCTGCCGATGCGCGGTTGCGCTGGCTGCAGGCGGACCTCGCCGGCGAGCAGTTACGCGGCGCGCTGCGCGGACAGCGCTTCCACCTGATCCTGAGCGACGCGGCGCCTGCCACCTGCGGCAATCACGCGGTGGACGCGGCACGCTCTGCGGAATTGGTGGAGGCGGTGCTCGGCCTGGCGCGCGATCACCTGCGGGAGGGCGGCAGCCTGGTCGCCAAGGTACTGCAGGGGGAGGAGTTGCCCGACCTTCTGGCGCATGCCCGGCGCTCATTCGCGCGCGTGCGCACCGCCAAGCCGGCGGCGTCGCGCGGCGAGTCGAGCGAGACGTTCCTGCTCGCTTTTGAGTACTTTGCCCGCCAACGGAAGCATTGAGCGTGACACGGTGAGCGGGATAGTCGTGAAGTTCGGCGGCAGTTCCCTGGCGGACAGCGAGCGGCTGCAGCAGGCGATGCGGGTTGCCCGTACCCGGTTGGCGGACGGCGGGGTGATGGTGTGCTCGGCGATAGGCGGTACCACCGACGTGCTGATCGCCGCGGCGCGCGAGGCGGCTACCGGAAGCGACGTGCGCGAACGGGTGGAGGGCATCCGTGCGCGTCACGTGGCGGTGGTGCGCGACTTGTGCCCGCCGCGCGGCCAGGCGGCCATCCTGACCGAACTGCAACTGCTGCTCGCCGAGCTGGACGAGGTGCTGCACGGCGTCAGCCTGCTGCGCGAGTGTTCGCCGCGCACCCTGGATCTGGTGATGAGCTTCGGGGAGCGGCTCAGCACCACGGTGGCCCGCCGCCTGCTGGCCGACCTCGGCCTGGAGACCCGCCTCCTGGATGCCCGCGAGCTGGTCCTCACCGACGCCGCACACGGCAACGCCACGGTACAGTTCGAGGCCACCTACCGGCGCGTGCGCGCCGCCCTGCAGCCACTGGCGGGGATCGCCTGCGTGGTGCCCGGCTTCATCGGCGCCACCGCCGACGGGGTCACCACCACGCTCGGCCGCGACGGCTCCGATTACACGGCGTCGCTGATCGCCGCCGCCCTGGATGCCGGCGAACTGCAGATCTGGACCGACGTCGACGGCGTGCTGAGCGCCGACCCGCGCCACGTCCCCGAGGCGTTCGTGATCGGCCAGCTCAGCTACCAGGAAGCGATGGAAATGTCCTACTTCGGCGCCCGCGTGATCCATCCCTACACCATGGTGCCGGTGGTGGAGCAGGCGATTCCGATCCTCATCAAGAACACCCTGCGGCCGGAGCAGCCGGGCAGCCGCATTTCCGAGCAGCCGAGCGACCGCGGGCGGGCGATTACCGGCATCGCGTCGGTGGACTCGATCGCGCTGATCAACGTGGAGGGCGGCGGCATGATCGGCGCGCGCGGCATGGCGGCGCGCGTGCTCGGCGCGCTCGCCGGGGCGTCGGTCAACGTAATGATGATTTCGCAGGCATCGTCCGAGCACAGCATCTGCCTGGTGCTGGATGCGGCCGAGGCGGACGGCGCGCTGGCCGCGCTGCACGCCGAGCTGGCTATGGAGTTGGAGACCAAGCGCATCGACACTTTCGACCTGCGCCGCGACCTGGCTATCGTCGCAATCATCGGCGAGAACATGCGCGGCACGCCCGGCATCGCCGGCAAGCTGTTCGCGGCCCTCGGCGGCGCCGGCATCAACGTGCTCGCCATTGCCCAGGGATCGTCGGAGCGCAATATTTCCCTGGTCGTGACCGCCGCCGATGAACGCCGCGCGTTGCAGGTAATCCACCGCGCGTTCCTGGAATAGCCGCCCGTGGTGAACCTACGGCGGCATTCGAGCGCCGATGCATCCCGGCTGGCCGCGTTGTTCCCGGCTCATCCATGCCCGACACGCTCGTGCGTCGCGCCCAGGAGGCTGCCGGATTGCGACAGCCTCCTGGGCGACCGGACGGCATCGGCCAACAGCGGCGCCGATCGGCGGCGGTTTTGGGGCGCTGGGAGCTTGGCGGATTCGCGACCGGCTCCCAGGCAAGTTCGGTTGCGCCGGGAGCGGCGCCGCAGCCGGCGGTTTCAGGGCGCTTGCCAGCCGGGCGCTCCGCAACTCCCGGAGCGACGGCGGGTTCCAACGCAGGTTGCCGGATGACCGCCCTGCCGCGGCGCGTGACCGCCTTTGCCCCGGCCACGGTGGCCAACGTGGGCTCCGGGTTCGACGTGCTCGGCTTCGCCGTGGAACGTCCCGGCGACACCGTGGAGGCGCACCGCCGCGACGGCCGCGGCGTCGCCCTGCTGGAGGTGACCGGCGACGGCGGGCGCCTGCCGCGCGACGCCAGCAATACGGCGGTGGTGGCGGCGGGCAGGTTGCTGGAACGGCTCGGCGAGCCGTTCGGGGTGGACCTGGTCCTGCACAAGGGCATGCCGCTGGCCTCCGGGCTCGGCAGCTCGGCGGCGAGCGCCGCCGCCGCCCTGCGCGCGGTCAACCGCCTGGCCGGCGACCCGCTGACGGCGGAGGAGCTGCTGCCGTGCGCGCTGGCCGCGGAGCAGGTGGCGGCCGGAACCGGCCACGCCGACAACGCGGCGCCCGCCCTGATGGGCGGCTTCGTGCTGATCCGCAGCACCGCGCCGCTCGACCTGGTGCGCCTGCCGGTGCCGGACGGGCTGGCGGTGGCGCTGCTCAGCCCCGACGTGGAGATCCCTACCGAGGCGGCGCGCCGCATCCTGCGCAAGCGGATCCCGCTCGCCGACGCCGTCTCGCAGTGGGGCAACCTGGCAGCCCTGGTGGCTTCGCTGTACGCCGGCGACCTTGCCCTGATGGGCCGCTCGCTCCACGACCTTATCGCCGAGCCGGTGCGCGCGGTGCTGATCCCCGGCTTTGCCGCCGTCAAGGAGGCGGCGCTGCAGGCCGGTGCCATCGGCTGCTCGATTTCCGGCGCCGGCCCGGCGGTATTCGCCCTCGCCGCCTCGCTGGCGCGGGCGCACGCCGTGGCGGAAGCAATGCGGCAGGCGTTCGCGGACGCCGGACTCACCGCCGCCGCCTACGTGTCCGAAATCAGCCGCGCCGGCCCGCGCATCGCCGCGCAGTGCTGACCGGGCGCCCGACCGGAGGAGGTTGACAATGCAAGTGTGTTCCACGCGAGACGCCGGCGTACGGCTCTCCTTCAACGACTCACTGCTGGCCGGTCTGCCGCCCGGCGGCGGCCTGTACCAGCCGTACCCCCCGCCCGACCTGACCGAGGTGATCGCCGGCCTGCCCGATGACACGCCGTACGTCGACCTCGCGGCGGCACTGACCGAGGCGCTGTTGGGAGACGACCTGGCCTCCGGCGCTGCCGGCAGGGCGGCGGGTGCGGACTCGGACGGAAGGCACGCCGCGGCATGCGAGGCCGATGCGGGAAAGTCCGCGGCTGCAGGCGTCACCGGAGCGGAAGACGCCGGCGGCGCAGCCGGCCCCGTCGGCGCCGGCACCGGGGCCGGTGGGCAAGCCGCTGCTCGCGAGGTGGCGGCCGCGTCGTATCCGTTTGCTCCGGCGCTGAGTTGGCTCGGCGACGAGATGGCGCTGCTGGAGCTTTATCACGGCCCCACCTGCGCGTTCAAGGACTTCGGCGCCGCCTTCCTGGCCACCGTTCTGGAGCGGCGGCTCGCCGCCGAGACCGGCGGCGCACCGGTGGTCGTTCTGGTCGCCACATCCGGTGACACCGGCGGCGCCGTGGCGCGCGCGTTCTGGCGCCGCGCCGGCATCGAGGTGGTGCTGCTGTACCCGTCCGGGCGCATCAGCCGCCTGCAGGAGCAGCAGCTCACCGCGCTCGGCGACAACATCCACGCCGTCGAGATTGGCGGCTCGTTCGACGATTGCCAGCGGCTGGTGAAGCAGGCCCTGGTTGACCGCGAACTGGTGTCCTCCGCGCGCCTGTGCCCGGCCAACTCGATCAGCCTCGGGCGCCTGCTGCCGCAGGCGTACTACTACATCTTCGCCGGGCTGCGCCTGCGCGCCGCCGGCCCGCCGTTGATCTGCGTGCCGAGCGGCAACTTCGGCAACCTCACCGCCGCCGTGTACGCCGCCCAGTGGGGCCTGCCGGTAGCCGGCTTCTGGGCCGCCACCAACAGCAACGACGTGGTGCCCGGCTACCTGGAGTCGGGCGCCCTGCTGCCACGCGCCAGCGTCGCCACCCTGTCCAACGCCATGGACGTGGGCAACCCGTCCAACTTCGAGCGCATCCTGGCGCGCTGGAACCACGACCACGCCGCCGTCAGCAACCACCTCAAGGGCTGCGCCATCGGCGAGGAGGAAACCGTGGCCACCATGCGCCAGGTGCACGAGCGATACGGCCGCCTGATCGAGCCGCACACCGCGGTAGGAATTGCCGCCGCCCGCCGCCTG
Coding sequences:
- the thrC gene encoding threonine synthase codes for the protein MQVCSTRDAGVRLSFNDSLLAGLPPGGGLYQPYPPPDLTEVIAGLPDDTPYVDLAAALTEALLGDDLASGAAGRAAGADSDGRHAAACEADAGKSAAAGVTGAEDAGGAAGPVGAGTGAGGQAAAREVAAASYPFAPALSWLGDEMALLELYHGPTCAFKDFGAAFLATVLERRLAAETGGAPVVVLVATSGDTGGAVARAFWRRAGIEVVLLYPSGRISRLQEQQLTALGDNIHAVEIGGSFDDCQRLVKQALVDRELVSSARLCPANSISLGRLLPQAYYYIFAGLRLRAAGPPLICVPSGNFGNLTAAVYAAQWGLPVAGFWAATNSNDVVPGYLESGALLPRASVATLSNAMDVGNPSNFERILARWNHDHAAVSNHLKGCAIGEEETVATMRQVHERYGRLIEPHTAVGIAAARRLRARRATVGSIRAPIVVAATADPGKFPETVQRATGVSPPIPAPLQALLDRPKQATPLAPGFPALRAFILARTAAGSR
- a CDS encoding polyprenyl synthetase family protein, producing MSASTIEPTEFPSESTAESPLVRRLLARIERAVTTPLPPEGLALDGAAALAAEIEAPGRDLLALGGKRWRPLLLALSCRMCGGPEDAAVALAPVVELAHNGSLIIDDIEDGADLRRGAPAAHLRHGLDLAINAGNLLYFLPAGYVAAAGLDAAIELQVHRLYGKAMLRLHYGQGLDILWHREPDRLPAIPEYFTMCRAKSGSLAGLAAALGATAARAPAAVTDLLGEAGEEFGVCFQIIDDVRNLTTGNPGKRRGDDLVEGKKSLPVILYCNRDAAARRRMVALLAACSATDSVAAAGDAVEEAIALMADAGVIEEAHNMARQRYREVVGRLQAHPGLAAGDGWQALRDLTSTLIG
- a CDS encoding homoserine kinase; this translates as MTALPRRVTAFAPATVANVGSGFDVLGFAVERPGDTVEAHRRDGRGVALLEVTGDGGRLPRDASNTAVVAAGRLLERLGEPFGVDLVLHKGMPLASGLGSSAASAAAALRAVNRLAGDPLTAEELLPCALAAEQVAAGTGHADNAAPALMGGFVLIRSTAPLDLVRLPVPDGLAVALLSPDVEIPTEAARRILRKRIPLADAVSQWGNLAALVASLYAGDLALMGRSLHDLIAEPVRAVLIPGFAAVKEAALQAGAIGCSISGAGPAVFALAASLARAHAVAEAMRQAFADAGLTAAAYVSEISRAGPRIAAQC
- a CDS encoding aspartate kinase, with the translated sequence MSGIVVKFGGSSLADSERLQQAMRVARTRLADGGVMVCSAIGGTTDVLIAAAREAATGSDVRERVEGIRARHVAVVRDLCPPRGQAAILTELQLLLAELDEVLHGVSLLRECSPRTLDLVMSFGERLSTTVARRLLADLGLETRLLDARELVLTDAAHGNATVQFEATYRRVRAALQPLAGIACVVPGFIGATADGVTTTLGRDGSDYTASLIAAALDAGELQIWTDVDGVLSADPRHVPEAFVIGQLSYQEAMEMSYFGARVIHPYTMVPVVEQAIPILIKNTLRPEQPGSRISEQPSDRGRAITGIASVDSIALINVEGGGMIGARGMAARVLGALAGASVNVMMISQASSEHSICLVLDAAEADGALAALHAELAMELETKRIDTFDLRRDLAIVAIIGENMRGTPGIAGKLFAALGGAGINVLAIAQGSSERNISLVVTAADERRALQVIHRAFLE
- a CDS encoding RlmE family RNA methyltransferase translates to MARSRRGGADYYSRRARASGFPARSVWKLRELDRRHRLLRGGMDVLDLGAAPGSWALYAGDRVGAAGSVTAVDLVPRPAALGAADARLRWLQADLAGEQLRGALRGQRFHLILSDAAPATCGNHAVDAARSAELVEAVLGLARDHLREGGSLVAKVLQGEELPDLLAHARRSFARVRTAKPAASRGESSETFLLAFEYFARQRKH